The genome window ATGAGCATTCATGTCCATGTCATTACTGCTGTAATACTGGGAGACAGGATCATGAGGGTTTAGTCCATGGTTTTTAACACATGACATTACACATATTTCAGAAAACCATATAGGCTTTTGTGATAGATGTGTGTAAACAGGCTGAATCTCCCCAGGAGTCAGTTGTCTAGTTaggaaaagtatttttcttttttgctccctTTTCTTGGTTGCAGCTTCCTTTCTGAACATGATTGTCCACCTCGTCCATCTTCCTtgtcattgcttttatttttgagacTCGAGTTGTATGTTTGTGTTTGGGGAGTGGTCAGTGGTGGCTTTAGACACACACTCTTGGGAGCCAGGCAGAGGAGTGAAAGGAATGTCAGTTGGCTTTTCTGCTTCTCAGCTGTGTAATTTTCTCCTAGGTCTGGAGCTGAGCTTGCCTGTGTTTCCTGTCTGTGTTTGATAGGAGCTGTCTCCGTTTAGGGCTTTGCGCAGTGACTACCTCACACATGTGTAGTGGTTTTGTGATGGGTGGTTTTTAGCCCTCACACCCACAAAGCCAGTTGTCCCTCTTctgtccttcctctttcctccattCCCTGGTACCTATTTGTGTCCCTTGTTTGCAGATGAACGTAAAGGAGTTTAAGGAGCACATTGCCGCTTCAGTCAGCATCCCCTCTGAGAAGCAACGGCTCATCTACCAGGGGCGAGTTCTGCAAGATGATAAGAAGCTCCAGGAATATAGTAAGGGGCTGAGGGAGGCAGTTGGGAGTTTGAGGGAGTAGCTTTCTAGAGGGAGTAGCTGAGACCATGGGTTTACCTGATCATAATCATGTTTTGGtgtataccttttttttcttttctttgcagaTGTTGGGGGAAAGGTTATCCACCTGGTAGAACGGGCTCCTCCTCAGACTCAGCTCCCTTCTGGGGCATCTTCTGGGCCAGGGTCCACTTCAGCCACCCATGGTGGAGGGCCCACAGTTGGCACTCGGGGGCCTGGGGCCTCTGTTCATGACCGGAATGCCAACAGCTATGTCATGGTTGGAACCTTCAATCTTCCTGTAAGCCTGTGTTCCAAATGGGGCAATTTTTGTGGGGAAGGGAAGCTTTGTTTATGGTAGCAGCGAGGGCTCATAAGACAGGTGTCTCAGTGTTCAGATTGGGTTTGGAGGGTCCTCTGGTCAACTAATGGCCTTAGTCTTGAGAAAAGGGGTGAGGCTTAAGAGAATGAGTTTGGAATATGGGGGCCTTAGTACTTGGCTTCTCCCAGAGCAACTTCCCTTACCCTTTCCTCAGAGTGACGGCTCTGCTGTAGATGTTCACATCAACATGGAGCAGGCCCCGACGCAGGTACCACGGGGCCTGGGAGGGTCAGGGAAGGCGATCTGGGAGAAGGCGGCCGTGAGGCCTTGAGGAGGACTTGGGCTTGGCCGAGGAGGTGCTGGGATCTGGGTCAGGAGGCTCTGAGCTTGTGGCTTTATTTCACACGGCAGCCCTGATCTTCCCCCTCATCTTGCAGAGTGAACCCCGAGTACGTCTGGTGATGGCGCAGCACATGATTAGGGACATCCAGACCTTACTATCTCGGATGGAGGTAACTGTCTCTCCCTAGCCCGTGTGTCCGCCTTGGGGTGAGGGCATGACTGGCCACATTCATGGACGCTTCCTTCCTAATCTAGCCTCCTCTCTGTAGTCTTCGTTCTTTGGGCAGAAAAAGTATCCATGTGAGGCTATCTTGTCCCTTTCCGTCCTCTTGGTGGCTGGTATCGGTGAAGTTTGTTTCAGTCTTGTCAGATAACTCAACTCTTACGGCAGCTGCTTTCACTTAAAGAAGAATTtcgtgcttttaaatttttttaaattatgatactTGGTGTTGGTATGTCCTGATTTCATTAGTTTGTGCTATGTCTGCAACCAtggcttttttttctgttgtggagGTTAAGAAACCAcaaccccagccctggccggttggctcagtggtagagcgtcggcctggcgtgcagaagtcccaggttcgattcccggccagggcacacaggagaagcgcccatctgcttctccacccctccccctctccttcctctctgtctctctcttcccctcccgcagtgaggctccattggagcaaagatggcctgggcgctggggatggctccttggcctctgcctcaggcgctagagtagctctggttgcggcagagcgaggccccagaggggcagagcatcgccccctggtgggcgtgccgggtggatcccagtcgggcgcatgcgggagtctgtctgactgtctctccccgtttccagcttcggaaaaatacaaaaaaaaaacaaaaacaaacccccaCAACCCCTACTTTTTGTTAGTAATTTATTTGCAAGAATTTCAGGTATTTATTACACACCTAATTTGTGTGCGTCTTGCCTCGGTGGCTAGGAAATCAACGCCGCGGAGGCAGAGCCTTGGCTTTAGAGCCTCTGTAGAGCCCCCAGTCCCTCTGTCTCTTCTGACCAGAGAGGTCCTGCAGTGGCCTCGTCCCGCCTTGGTACCCTGACTCTCCCCCACTTTCAGTGTCGAGGGGGGCCCCACGCACAGCATGGTCAGCCGCCTTCACAGACACCGGGGGCGGCCCCGGAGCCGGCGGCCCCGAGCTCTCAGCCGTCAGAGCCCGTGGAAGGCGAAGCGCCTGCGCGGGAGCCCATGGAGGCGGAAGGAGTGGAGGAGCGGCCCCCAGCCCGCAGTCCCGAGCGCAGCCCCCCCGGCCCAGCCGCGGCGGGCCCCGTGCCGCCCCCGGAGACCAATGTGcccaagtgagagagggagggcggctggggaggggggtggggacaggacagTCTGATGGGGAAGGGGGGCTTGCTCGGAGGTCTTCCGTGGAGTATGTGGCTGTCGCGGAGGGCTCGGGAGTAGGTGAAGGAGCGTAGGACTGGCAGCTGTGTTGCCTGCTTTCCCTGGGGCGGGGGAGCCAAGTGGTGCTTCCCGATGGAGACTCTCCGGAGATCAGAGGCCccgtctctcttctcttttttcccccattctCCCCCCTTACCCTTAAGGTAGGTGGGGTTTTTTGCCTGACCGAAGGTAGTACAGTGGGCAGagtatcgacctgggacgctgaaatTTCTGGTTctaaccccgaggttgctggcttgagccccccagtcagggcacatttaggcagttaatggacaactaaagtgaagcaactatgagttgattcttttcattttctgcccCTCCCTATCCTTCTCCGTTTCTCTCtcaagtcacttaaaaaaaagatagggcgacctgaccaggtggtggtgcagtagatagagcattgacctgggacgctgcaGTTTTGGCCAAAGCCCccaggtcgcctgcttgagtgcgggctctccagcttgagcacagagtcattggcttgagtgtgggatcatagacatgaacccagggttgctggcttgagcccaaaggtcactagcttgagcccaagatcactggcttgagcaaagggtcactggctcatttggagccctttggtcaaggcacatatgtatgaaaaagcaatcaatgaacaactaaagtaccacaactacgaTTTGATGCTTATTATcgctttccctgtctgtctgttcctccctccctactTTTCTCACTCCatatctccccctctcttcctccctttttctctctcttgctaaagaaaaaaacgttttttttgttttgtttgttttttacagaaacagagagaggggcagatagggacagacccagaaagggagagagatgagaagcatcagttcttcgttgcggaccttagttgtttattgattactttttcatatgtgccttaattgggcagagcgagtgactccttgctcaagccagcgacctcggggtgttGAACCTgcgttctctgcatcccagtctgacactctatccactgtgccactgcctagtcaggctcttttgttttttaattgattttatagaggaagagagagagggagagaaacattgatttgttgttctacttataaatttattggttaattcttgtatgtgccctggccggggatcgaacctacaatcTTAGTATGTCTGGATGGTGTtttaatcaactgaactacctggccagggccccccatCTGTATTATTAGAGTCAGTGTCTTGCCGTTGTAGGTGCAGGGTTGTGCGCTGGGGAGGTTGGAAgtaatttctcttcctctcccagacTTCCTGTGGGTGGGGGTAATGAATGGGCTCTGCTGTCCAGGACGGGGTTGGGCCAGGACCCTGGGAGGCCAGGGAGGATGGCAGAGGTGCTTCCTGTCAGCTGCGAGCTGAGAAGCCGAGGAGAGTGTGGCTCACTGCCTCCCGGGGTCGCCCACAGCCACCCCTCCCCTGCGGAGTACGTCGAGGTGCTCCAGGAGCTCCACCGGCTCGAGGGCCGCCTGCACCCCTTCCTGCAGCGCTACTACGACGTCCTGGGCGCTGCGGCCAGCACGGACTACAACAACAACGTGAGCCCGCCCGCCCTTCGCCCCAGGCTCCCCGCCCGGGACACACTGACTCCCAccgtcctctccccccaccctggtgGTGTCCAGCCTGACCGCTGCTGGGCCGTTGaccagagtgtcagcctgggatgctgagtccccagcttgagcgcaggattttTAAcgtgagcccaaggtggctggcttaagcaaggggtcacagctTGGtgtgccccccatcaaggcacacatgggaagtaaTCAGTCAACAACTAAGATGatacaactgtgagttgatgcttctcatctctctctttcctgtctctgttcTCTTTCTCACACTCATTCACACTTTCTTGTTCTCTCGTAAAAAGAAGTGTAAGATGATTGTAAGAtgatgagagagacaggaagggaggtgagGAAAGAAGCTTCAGcgtgtagttgtggcaccttggttggttgactgcttctcatgtgccttgatggaggggggggctccagctgagccagtgaccctcgctctagccagcaaccttggggtcatgtcgatcccatgctcacgctggtgaccctgcactcaagctggatgagcccgtgcttaatgAAGCCGGTGACCTGTGTTCTGAGCTTGGgagctcagcatcccaggccgtgCTCTGTCTATTGCTGCCCCACCAGTCAGGCTCCAGATTTGCAGATGACGTCTTCCTCCCTTGTAGGAGAGGTGACACCCTGCAGTACCCACTGTCTCTGGCCCCTTCCAGACCCTTGATTGACTTGGGGAGTTTGTGAAGTAAGGGAGGTTAGTAGGTGGTGACTTACAGATTCACTGTAGGGTTTGATTTAATAGGGTATTTTTTATGTTGACAGAATTTTGCAAAGGTTTGTTCTGTGCTGGAGCTTCCAAAGCTCCACCCTAAAGACTGAGTGGCTGTGCTGTCCTGCGAAGGTGTTGCTTTGGGTAGCGAGGTGGATGCAGCCTGATTGATATCTGCTGCCTTTTTGTGTCCCCCCTTCTGTCTGGCTGGGGGCTGCAGCAAGAGGGCCGTGAAGAGGACCAGCGCTTGATCAACCTGGTGGGGGAGAGCCTGCGGCTGCTGGGCAACACCTTCGTGGCGCTGTCGGACCTGCGCTGCAACCTGGCCTGCGCGCCCCCGCGGCACCTGCATGTGGTCCGGCCCATGTCTCACTACACCGCGCCCATGGTGCTGCAGCAGGCAGCCATCCCCATCCAGGTGGGGCGCTCAGGAGAGGGAGCCTGGGAGTGTGCCGTGGGCCGGTGCTCGGGTGAGGCTCTTCCATGTCCCCCTCTCCTGCTCACCCGTCTGCCTTCCCCAGATCAACGTGGGCACCACCGTGACCATGACAGGGAACGGCGCTCGGCCCCCCCCGACTCCCAGTGCGGAGGCGGCTCCGCCTGGTCCTGCGCAGGCCTCGTCCCTGGCGCCCTCTTCTGCCACCGTTGAGTCCACTGAGGGGGCACCTCCCCCAGGGCCCGCGCCCCCTCCGACCACCAGCCACCCGAGGGTCATCCGGATCTCCCACCAGAGCGTGGAGCCGGTGGTCATGATGCACATGAACATTCAGGGTGCGGGGCTCTCTagagaagaggggtggggagggcgtGAAGGGATGGCAGGCGCGGGCTGCTGGGGATGGCGCTTgcgtgtgcatgcctgtgtgcgTGGGGGCAGAGGGACTGCTCATCCCTGGGTGTCGGTTTACGTTACGGGGAAAGCACCTCTTTCCCGTGCAGTTGGAGGGAAAGGCGGGCGGGCGCGCTGAGGTTCGGGAGTGGGGAGGACACGGCCTGAGGCAGGCAGTCCGGCCTTGCCCACCTGGCTCAGGGCCGTGCTCTCTTCTCCCTGCCCAGACTCTGGCACACAGCCTGGTGGAGTTCCGAGTGCTCCTGCCGGCCCGCTGGGACCCTCTGGGCATGGCCAGACCCTGGGTAAGACTGAGGGGATCGCAGCAGGCTGAGCTCTGGGTAGAGAAGGGGTAGGGCCAACTGGGGGGCTTGCAGGGGTCCAGGTTCAAGGTTACATCAGACCCGCCCCCCAGGCTCCACCCTCATCCagctgccctccctgccccctgagTTCATGCACGCCGTCGCCCACCAGATCACTCATCAGGCCATGGTGGCAGCTGTTGCCTCCGCGGCCACAGGTAACGACCTGGAAAGGGAGGCCTGGGTGGGGGCCATGGTCCACGGTGGTGGGTGCTGTCGGCTGGCAGGCGCGGACCCCGCCCTCAGCCCTTCCTGGTTTCTCCCCTGTGCCCCAAACAGGACAGCAGGTGCCAGGCTTCCCGGCAGCTCCCACCCGGGTGGTGATTGCTCGGCCCACCCCTCCACAGGCTCGGCCTTCCCATTCTGGGGGGCCCCCCATGTCGGGGACTCTGGTAAGGGTGAGAGAGTTTCAGGGGAGACGTCTGGGGAGGGAGTCCTATTCTGGGGCAGGGCTGAAGGCCTCCGCTCTTTCAGCAGggtgctgctggtctggggaccaaTGCCTCTTTGGCCCAGATGGTGAGCGGCCTTGTGGGGCAGCTTCTTATGCAGCCTGTCCTTGTGGGTGAGTCCTCGTCCTTGCCCGCCGTAAACCTAAGAGATGTCCATGGCTCCGAaggccagcccctccctctcGACCTGACGCTTACTACTTCACGCCAGTCCCCTTGCCCTCCTGCCGGAAGGCTGGACTGGAGGTGCCGCGGTGTCTTGTTTCCCTTCAGATTCCAACCTGGCTCTTTTGGTTCCTACAGCTCAGGGGTCTCCAGGAATGGCTCCCCCTCCAGCTCCTGCCACTGCCTCGGCCAGTGCTGGTACCACCAACACAGCCACCACAGCCGGCCCTGCCCCCGGGGGGCCTACCCAGCCTCCACCCCCACAGCCTTCCACAGCAGATCTGCAGTTCTCTCAGCTCCTGGGGAGCCTGCTGGGGCCTGCAGGGCCCGCCGCGGGGACGGGAGTGGGAGCAGGAGCGGGAGCCCCTGGCGTGGCCCCTCCTACCATCACGGTGGCGATGCCGGGTGTCCCGGCCTTTCTCCAGGGCATGACCGACTTCCTGCAAGTGAGCACTGGTTCTTCCTGCCCAGCCTGGTTGCTGTTGTATCAGCAGTGGGCTGCAGCCCCTGGTGGCATGTCACGGGGAGGAGCCTTGGGGGTCCGTTGATTTCCCCCCATTTTGGAGATGAGGAAAATCGGGCTTAAGAACGTTCATGTTACTGCTTTCCGTCCTTACTGAGAGAGGCGGCCGCTTGGCCTCACTCCGGGAGCCTCTGTGTGGGTCCAGCTGGAGGGTCCAGAGCAGAGCACGGCGCTCCCCTACCAGGCCCTTTCTGACTCGGACCCTCATGGCTTCGTTTCATGTCGGTGTCCCCGTCCTCACCTCGTCTTTGTTCTTTGCTTCTCTTTGCCAGGCCACGCAGACCGcccctccgcccccgccccctccgccCCCTCCGCCTCTGGCTCCGGAGCAGCAGGCCGCACCCCAGCCAGGCTCCCCTTCTGCTGGCGCAGGGAGTCCAGGAGGCCTGGGTCCCGAGAGCCTGTCCCCGGAGTTCTTCACGTCGGTGGTGCAGGGCGTGCTGAGCTCCCTTCTGGGCTCCCTGGGGGCGCGGGCTGGCAGCAGCGAGAGCATCGCTGCCTTCATACAGCGCCTCAGTGGCTCCAGCAACATCTTTGAGCCAGGCGCTGACGGGGCTCTGGGTGAGCAAGGCTACCTCTGCCTTCTCGGGGGAGGGGCGGCCTGTGTTCCGGGATGTGGCtgaggtgggggcggggcccgATGGACCGGGCGCTCACTGCCAGCTCGGCCCTGTCGGCAGGGTTCTTCGGGGCCCTGCTCTCGCTGCTGTGCCAGAACTTCTCCATGGTGGACGTGGTGATGCTGCTCCACGGGCACTTCCAGCCCCTGCAGCGGCTGCAGCCCCAGCTGCGGGCCTTCTTCCACCAGCACTACCTGGGCGGCCAGGAGCCCACACCGGGGAATATTCGGGTCAGTGCGGACCTGGGCCCGGgctctcttctttctcattccTGACTGCGTGTATTCGTCCCTTGAGCCTGTGACTCTGCAGCCCAGGAAGCCCTGGCCgtgttgggggggggcagggaagtgTGGGGCCGGCCTTGAGTCTGAACCAGCGCTAataccccccgcccccgcccttgTAGATGGCAACCCACACATTGATCACCGGGCTGGAAGAGTACGTCCGGGAGAGCTTTGTGAGTAaccctgtcttccttcctcccccggGGCTGGTAGGATACCTTCCGTCCTTCTTGCCACGTCCTTGACTCCCAGGGTCCTGGGGTTGATTGTCAGGTCTTCGTGTGTTTTGTGTCTCAGTCTTTGGTGCAGGTTCAGCCAGGTGTGGACATCATCCGAACAAACCTGGAGTTTCTCCAGGAGCAGTTCAACAGCATTGCTGCCCACGTTCTGCACTGCACAGGTCGGGGCACGGGGTCAGGGTCGCAGGGCCAGGACAGCGTGTCGCGTGTGCAGGGCTGTGTGGTGCCAGCGCCCCTCTTCACGTCTCGCCCGCAGACAGTGGATTCGGAGCCCGCTTGCTGGAGTTGTGTAATCAGGGCCTGTTTGAATGCCTGGCCCTGAACCTGCATTGCTTAGGGGGACAGCAGATGGAGCTGGCGGCTGTCATCAACGGCCGAATTGTAAGCACCACCCAGCCGCAGGCCCAGCCTTTTGTTTCCTCAGGTTTCCCTTCTCTGGTATCTTGCAGTTTTCGTTTTTCTTCTCCCAACTCCCATCCTTTACCCTTTGATAGCTTTCAAAGGCTGGGCGAGGGTTTTGTGTGTGAGTCTGGTTTCTGCCCCCAGCGCCGCATGTCTCGCGGGGTGAACCCGTCCTTGGTGAGCTGGCTGACCACCATGATGGGACTGAGGCTGCAGGTGGTGCTCGAGCACATGCCCGTTGGCCCGGACGCCATCCTCAGATACGTCCGCAGGGTTGGCGATCCGCCGCAGGTAAAGGCCCTGCTGACGGACGGGCTGTGGGATCAGGGCTGGAAGGGACAGATCTGAGAGGGccttctgtcttctcctccctgtCCAATCTCAGCCGCTTTCTGAGGAGCCGATGGAAGTTCAGGGATCAGAGAGAAACTCCCCTGAGCCTCAGGTACTAGGGCGAGGGTGAGGGGCCGGATCACCTCGGAGAGGGGCCTGGGCTGGAGGGCCGGGGACTGAGAAGGCTGAAGCCCCCTGCTGGCCCCAGCGGGAGAATGCTTCCCCAGCCCCCGGAACAACAGCAGAAGAGGCCATGTCCCGAGCTCCACCTCCCGCCCCCGAGGGGGGCTCCCGAGAGGAGCAGGATGGAGCTCCAGCCGAGACCGAGCCTTGGGCAGCTGCGGTGCCCCCAGTAAGTGTCCAGTGACCGGTGGGCCAAGGCAGCGGAAAGTCGTGGCGATGACTTTCTAATTGTCTTTCCttccccaggagtgggtgcctatCATCCAGCAGGACATTCAGAGCCAGCGCAAGGTGAAGCCGCAGCCCCCGCTGAGCGACGCCTACCTCAGTGGTATGCCCGCCAAGAGACGCAAGGTTGGTGCGCCTCTCCCCGAGGACCCTCAGCCAGCTTCCCCGTCGTGCTTGCAGGCGAGCAAGGAGCTGGAAGGGGCTTTCCCAGGGAGTCCTCTCGTTTCATTGACGAGCAGATGTCTCTGGGACCAGACTTGTTCGGGGTTCCCCATCAGGCTGTCGGCCAGCAGTCCCCTTGTCCCTCTGCTGCCCACCCCTCACGTGGCCAGAGCCCAGTGTCCTTCCAGTGGCCGCTGCCTGCGGACTAGGTAGCCCTGAGTGCTCCTCTGGAAGAGCAGGTCCGGCACACTCAGAGGCTAGTTTTGGCCAGTGCCAAACAAAACTAGAAAGGCGTTCTGCTATTAGAGCCACATGGGCTACTTCCTTCTCCGGTAGCGCGAGGCTGGCTGACCGGGGAAGGGTGAGCTTGGTGGTGGCACTGGATCTGACGCCGATCCTCTTTTCCCTCCCAACCCCGTCCCCCAGACGATGCAGGGGGAGGGCCCCCAGCTGCTGCTCTCAGAGGCCGTGAGCCGGGCAGCTAAGGCGGCCGGAGCTCGGCCCCTGACGAGCCCCGAGAGCCTGAGCCGGGACCTGGAGGCACCAGAGGTTCAGGAGAGCTACAGGCAGCAGGTGCCACCTTGACGCAGGATAGGGATGGTCTAGTGGGCGGGGCTGGGCTAGGGCCCCTCCCCCAGGTCCCTTCAGAGATGAACTGGGCAGTCTGGGGCTGCTGCCTGACCATCTTTAAGGTGTTTTTCTAGCGGCATCTGGGAAGGCTCACTGATACCTTCTTGGCCTGCTGACAGACGTGGCTGGGGGGGTGTCCGCTCCTGTGGGGTAGCCTTGCGTGCTTGCTGGGGACCTGCGCGCCGGGGCAGCGCCCCTCCAAccagcctgctctctctctctagctccgGGCTGACATACAGAAGCGACTGCAGGAAGACCCCAACTACAGCCCCCAGCGCTTCCCGAACGCCCGCCGGGCCTTTGCTGAGGACCCCTAGCTCTCTGCAGCCCCCCGTCAGGGGAccactttctccctcttccttcacaGTATTTAAGAAgtaaaagtcagattttcctgGCTCTTTTGTCTCTTAAATTGTCTTTATTAAGTAGCCTAAGCTCCTCAGTCTCTGAATTTGCCTTTAAAAATTGGAATACCCCCCGCCCCCCAAccaggcacagtgggtagagcattggcctggaacgctgagaacccaggtttgaaaccctgaggtggttgacttgagtgcaggttcaccggcttgagcgtggggtcactgacttgaccggcgtcttctcttcccccaccaaggcacataagagaaagcaattaatgagcaactgaagtgccacaactactgATTCTCAGGACTCTCCCTTTCGCTCACTAATCAAACCACTGGGACGACTCCTGGGAACCCAGCTGTCCCTGACAGCGCCAACCGTCCCTGCGAGCTGACACACTGCATCCCATTGGTCACGTGGCACAACACTGGACTGCAcaagcctcttcaacacttgtccattttcaatttttcatcCGAAAGTATTTTTTAAGACCTGAATTCTGggctgacctgtagtgg of Saccopteryx bilineata isolate mSacBil1 chromosome 1, mSacBil1_pri_phased_curated, whole genome shotgun sequence contains these proteins:
- the BAG6 gene encoding large proline-rich protein BAG6 isoform X6, which codes for MEPSACTSATSQEPDSLEVLVKTLDSQTRTFIVGAQMNVKEFKEHIAASVSIPSEKQRLIYQGRVLQDDKKLQEYNVGGKVIHLVERAPPQTQLPSGASSGPGSTSATHGGGPTVGTRGPGASVHDRNANSYVMVGTFNLPSDGSAVDVHINMEQAPTQSEPRVRLVMAQHMIRDIQTLLSRMECRGGPHAQHGQPPSQTPGAAPEPAAPSSQPSEPVEGEAPAREPMEAEGVEERPPARSPERSPPGPAAAGPVPPPETNVPNHPSPAEYVEVLQELHRLEGRLHPFLQRYYDVLGAAASTDYNNNQEGREEDQRLINLVGESLRLLGNTFVALSDLRCNLACAPPRHLHVVRPMSHYTAPMVLQQAAIPIQINVGTTVTMTGNGARPPPTPSAEAAPPGPAQASSLAPSSATVESTEGAPPPGPAPPPTTSHPRVIRISHQSVEPVVMMHMNIQDSGTQPGGVPSAPAGPLGPSGHGQTLGSTLIQLPSLPPEFMHAVAHQITHQAMVAAVASAATGQQVPGFPAAPTRVVIARPTPPQARPSHSGGPPMSGTLQGAAGLGTNASLAQMVSGLVGQLLMQPVLVAQGSPGMAPPPAPATASASAGTTNTATTAGPAPGGPTQPPPPQPSTADLQFSQLLGSLLGPAGPAAGTGVGAGAGAPGVAPPTITVAMPGVPAFLQGMTDFLQATQTAPPPPPPPPPPPLAPEQQAAPQPGSPSAGAGSPGGLGPESLSPEFFTSVVQGVLSSLLGSLGARAGSSESIAAFIQRLSGSSNIFEPGADGALGFFGALLSLLCQNFSMVDVVMLLHGHFQPLQRLQPQLRAFFHQHYLGGQEPTPGNIRMATHTLITGLEEYVRESFSLVQVQPGVDIIRTNLEFLQEQFNSIAAHVLHCTDSGFGARLLELCNQGLFECLALNLHCLGGQQMELAAVINGRIRRMSRGVNPSLVSWLTTMMGLRLQVVLEHMPVGPDAILRYVRRVGDPPQPLSEEPMEVQGSERNSPEPQRENASPAPGTTAEEAMSRAPPPAPEGGSREEQDGAPAETEPWAAAVPPEWVPIIQQDIQSQRKVKPQPPLSDAYLSGMPAKRRKLRADIQKRLQEDPNYSPQRFPNARRAFAEDP
- the BAG6 gene encoding large proline-rich protein BAG6 isoform X5 encodes the protein MEPSACTSATSQEPDSLEVLVKTLDSQTRTFIVGAQMNVKEFKEHIAASVSIPSEKQRLIYQGRVLQDDKKLQEYNVGGKVIHLVERAPPQTQLPSGASSGPGSTSATHGGGPTVGTRGPGASVHDRNANSYVMVGTFNLPSDGSAVDVHINMEQAPTQSEPRVRLVMAQHMIRDIQTLLSRMECRGGPHAQHGQPPSQTPGAAPEPAAPSSQPSEPVEGEAPAREPMEAEGVEERPPARSPERSPPGPAAAGPVPPPETNVPNHPSPAEYVEVLQELHRLEGRLHPFLQRYYDVLGAAASTDYNNNQEGREEDQRLINLVGESLRLLGNTFVALSDLRCNLACAPPRHLHVVRPMSHYTAPMVLQQAAIPIQINVGTTVTMTGNGARPPPTPSAEAAPPGPAQASSLAPSSATVESTEGAPPPGPAPPPTTSHPRVIRISHQSVEPVVMMHMNIQDSGTQPGGVPSAPAGPLGPSGHGQTLGQQVPGFPAAPTRVVIARPTPPQARPSHSGGPPMSGTLGAAGLGTNASLAQMVSGLVGQLLMQPVLVAQGSPGMAPPPAPATASASAGTTNTATTAGPAPGGPTQPPPPQPSTADLQFSQLLGSLLGPAGPAAGTGVGAGAGAPGVAPPTITVAMPGVPAFLQGMTDFLQATQTAPPPPPPPPPPPLAPEQQAAPQPGSPSAGAGSPGGLGPESLSPEFFTSVVQGVLSSLLGSLGARAGSSESIAAFIQRLSGSSNIFEPGADGALGFFGALLSLLCQNFSMVDVVMLLHGHFQPLQRLQPQLRAFFHQHYLGGQEPTPGNIRMATHTLITGLEEYVRESFSLVQVQPGVDIIRTNLEFLQEQFNSIAAHVLHCTDSGFGARLLELCNQGLFECLALNLHCLGGQQMELAAVINGRIRRMSRGVNPSLVSWLTTMMGLRLQVVLEHMPVGPDAILRYVRRVGDPPQPLSEEPMEVQGSERNSPEPQRENASPAPGTTAEEAMSRAPPPAPEGGSREEQDGAPAETEPWAAAVPPEWVPIIQQDIQSQRKVKPQPPLSDAYLSGMPAKRRKTMQGEGPQLLLSEAVSRAAKAAGARPLTSPESLSRDLEAPEVQESYRQQLRADIQKRLQEDPNYSPQRFPNARRAFAEDP
- the BAG6 gene encoding large proline-rich protein BAG6 isoform X13, producing the protein MEPSACTSATSQEPDSLEVLVKTLDSQTRTFIVGAQMNVKEFKEHIAASVSIPSEKQRLIYQGRVLQDDKKLQEYNVGGKVIHLVERAPPQTQLPSGASSGPGSTSATHGGGPTVGTRGPGASVHDRNANSYVMVGTFNLPSDGSAVDVHINMEQAPTQSEPRVRLVMAQHMIRDIQTLLSRMECRGGPHAQHGQPPSQTPGAAPEPAAPSSQPSEPVEGEAPAREPMEAEGVEERPPARSPERSPPGPAAAGPVPPPETNVPNHPSPAEYVEVLQELHRLEGRLHPFLQRYYDVLGAAASTDYNNNQEGREEDQRLINLVGESLRLLGNTFVALSDLRCNLACAPPRHLHVVRPMSHYTAPMVLQQAAIPIQINVGTTVTMTGNGARPPPTPSAEAAPPGPAQASSLAPSSATVESTEGAPPPGPAPPPTTSHPRVIRISHQSVEPVVMMHMNIQDSGTQPGGVPSAPAGPLGPSGHGQTLGQQVPGFPAAPTRVVIARPTPPQARPSHSGGPPMSGTLGAAGLGTNASLAQMVSGLVGQLLMQPVLVAQGSPGMAPPPAPATASASAGTTNTATTAGPAPGGPTQPPPPQPSTADLQFSQLLGSLLGPAGPAAGTGVGAGAGAPGVAPPTITVAMPGVPAFLQGMTDFLQATQTAPPPPPPPPPPPLAPEQQAAPQPGSPSAGAGSPGGLGPESLSPEFFTSVVQGVLSSLLGSLGARAGSSESIAAFIQRLSGSSNIFEPGADGALGFFGALLSLLCQNFSMVDVVMLLHGHFQPLQRLQPQLRAFFHQHYLGGQEPTPGNIRMATHTLITGLEEYVRESFSLVQVQPGVDIIRTNLEFLQEQFNSIAAHVLHCTDSGFGARLLELCNQGLFECLALNLHCLGGQQMELAAVINGRIRRMSRGVNPSLVSWLTTMMGLRLQVVLEHMPVGPDAILRYVRRVGDPPQPLSEEPMEVQGSERNSPEPQRENASPAPGTTAEEAMSRAPPPAPEGGSREEQDGAPAETEPWAAAVPPEWVPIIQQDIQSQRKVKPQPPLSDAYLSGMPAKRRKLRADIQKRLQEDPNYSPQRFPNARRAFAEDP